Below is a genomic region from Leptospira barantonii.
ATTCTTTAAAAAAAGAACGCGGATTCTATTTGACCTCTTTTGAAAAAGAGAGGCATATAGGTCCATGCAATCTCCATTACAAATTTCAAACGTTACGTTTCCTTTGCGAGTAGATTGGAAAAAAATTTCAGTTTATCTCGTGCTGTTTGCATCGCTTGTTTTTCTAAGCGGTTGTGAATGGATCCAAAAAACCTTGGTGGAAGTTTTAGGCGCACCCGACAAGTATAAGTCGGAAGGTGATCCGAACCTTCTGCAACCGAACTATTCGGGAAAAGACGCGACCAAGGAAAAAATAATCATTTCCCTCAAAGAAGTTTCCGCGGGTTTCAAACAGCCAACGGACATTCAATTCCCTCCCGGAGAAAACGAAACTTTTCTCGTCACGGAACAAATGGGAACTTTGCGTTGGGGAAAGGTTCGTAAAAACGAAAGTGGAATATTATTGACTTTGAATGTTCTTTCCGAAGCGGAACAAGGTCTTCTCGGTCTAGCGTTTCATCCGGACTTTGCAAAGAATGGAAAACTCTATCTCAATTACGTTCTTAAGGTAAACGGAAAGGACACAAGCCGCGTCAGCGAATGGGTCGCGTCTTCTCCGAAAGAATTGGACAAATCCAAAATCGCTTCCGAAAGAATCATCATGGAAGTGGTTCAACCGTATCCGAATCACAACGCGGGACAACTTGCGTTCGGACCGGACGGTTATCTGTATGTGGGTTGGGGCGACGGCGGTTGGAAGGACGATCCTAAAAAGAACGGACAAAATCCGAAAACATTACTCGGAAGTATGCTTCGTATCGACGTGAATTCTTCCGAAAGCGGAAAAGGATATTCGGTTCCTAAGGACAATCCTTTTGTAAACGACTCTTGTTGCGCTCCCGAAACATTCGCATACGGTTTTAGAAATCCGTGGAGATACAGCTTTGATCCTCAAGGAAGATTGATCGTAGCCGACGTAGGACAGGATCTCTGGGAAGAGGTGAGCATCGTAGAACGCGGAAAAAACTACGGTTGGAATATTAAGGAAGCATCACATTGTTTCGA
It encodes:
- a CDS encoding PQQ-dependent sugar dehydrogenase, which translates into the protein MQSPLQISNVTFPLRVDWKKISVYLVLFASLVFLSGCEWIQKTLVEVLGAPDKYKSEGDPNLLQPNYSGKDATKEKIIISLKEVSAGFKQPTDIQFPPGENETFLVTEQMGTLRWGKVRKNESGILLTLNVLSEAEQGLLGLAFHPDFAKNGKLYLNYVLKVNGKDTSRVSEWVASSPKELDKSKIASERIIMEVVQPYPNHNAGQLAFGPDGYLYVGWGDGGWKDDPKKNGQNPKTLLGSMLRIDVNSSESGKGYSVPKDNPFVNDSCCAPETFAYGFRNPWRYSFDPQGRLIVADVGQDLWEEVSIVERGKNYGWNIKEASHCFEPKQNCAQDGLTDPIYEYGREEGQSITGGYVYSNKAISDLNGKYVFADFVSGRIWALELPEVSGQPAKKVYTLGKWPVLISSFGKDAAGKVYLSDFGSGKIYRIDPK